Below is a window of 'Nostoc azollae' 0708 DNA.
AAAAACTTTAGTAGCAGAAATAGCAGAAATTACAGCTACCAAAGCTAAATAAGGCTGCATTAAAGGTATGGTAATATCTAAATGTTTACGAATACCATCTGAGCCATCAATTGCTGCCGCTTCATAAACATCAGGAGGAATAGATTGCAACCCTGCTAAATAAATTACCATGTAATATCCTAAACCCTTCCAAATAGTTACAGCCATGACGCTGGCAAGTGAAATGGGGACAATTCCTAAGATTTTTTCAGGACTGCTTAACCAAGGAATTCCTTCAGGAAATATTCCTAAATTTTTAAAAAATTGATTTAGTAAACCCTTCTCTGCATACAACCATTTCCAAGCTATTCCTGCTACTATCATTGAAATCACTACAGGAGTATAATATGCAGTTCTAAACCAATTCATACCCCGCAATTTTTGATTTACCAAAATTGCCAAAATTAAAGGAGCAATTACTAAAATTGGTACAACTCCTATAAGATATAGAATAGTGTTTTCTAGGGTTTTCCAAAAAACAGCATCTTTCCACAACCGGAAAAAGTTATCAAATCCTATTAATTTAGTAGGTTCTCCGATTTCTTGATAGCTGGTAAAGCTGAGGTAAAATGCTTGTATTGCCGGCCAAAAGACTGTTAAGCTTACAATGATTAAAGCAGGTAATAAGAATAAATAAGGTGTTAATTTTTGGTGAATGAGAATCCAATTTTTTTGTAGGAAAAATCTATTTATCATAGCTATGTTTGACGTTCTGAATAACAGTTAACTAAGTCGGCGTTAAGAAATCCACTTATGCAAGGAAATGTTATATTAACAAATAACTCAAAAATTGCTTATGGGGCAGTTTTTGCAAAACTATACATACAATCGTATGTATTCTATTTCGTTAGTTAGAATAAATACCATCTAATACTGAATTA
It encodes the following:
- a CDS encoding carbohydrate ABC transporter permease, whose protein sequence is MINRFFLQKNWILIHQKLTPYLFLLPALIIVSLTVFWPAIQAFYLSFTSYQEIGEPTKLIGFDNFFRLWKDAVFWKTLENTILYLIGVVPILVIAPLILAILVNQKLRGMNWFRTAYYTPVVISMIVAGIAWKWLYAEKGLLNQFFKNLGIFPEGIPWLSSPEKILGIVPISLASVMAVTIWKGLGYYMVIYLAGLQSIPPDVYEAAAIDGSDGIRKHLDITIPLMQPYLALVAVISAISATKVFEEVYIMTGGGPLNSSKTIVYYLYEQAFINLEFSYACTIGLVLFLIILGLSVLRLVINQQGDNNLS